The genome window CAGACTTGGCTAAACAGAAAATTCAGTTACAAAATGACCGATGTTTAACACTATATAGCGAAGATTTGGAAGTTGATGGAGTTGTGCAATATTCGAGAAAGAGAAGATACCATGATTCAAGAAAGTAACGTTGCAGTTTGATGGTACTGACTCGAATCAGCTAATTTTGCTGTTCTACTCTTTGCACAATACCAATAAAAGCATCTTCTAAAGAAAAGGGAATCGGGCGAAGCAAGTGAATCTGCAATTTTGCCTCCTTTAAAGTTGAACGAAGTTGAGAAATTTCTTCTGGATGATCGAGAACAACATGAAGTTTCTCGCCAAAAATGGATACGCGCCAAGGTTCGAGTTGAGTTTTGAGTAAATTCGATGCAACTTGTGTATTATCGGTAATGACTTCTAAAAGTTGTCCTGGTTGTTCGGCTTTGATTTGACTAGGTGAACCTTGCATAGCAACTTCACCAGCGACGAGAAAACCCATGCGGTTACAGTGTTCGGCTTCTTCTAGATAGTGTGTCGTTACCAATATTGCAGTTCCGTTGCGGGCAAAATCTTCAATTAACCGCCAAAATTGTCGCCTTGCAAGCGGATCGACGCCAGATGTGGGTTCATCAAGAAATAAAATTTTCGGTTCGTGCATTACTGAAGCCCCGAATGCAACTCGCTGCTTCCAACCACCAGGTAATTGCCCAGTTATCATGTCTTCTTGACCTACCAAGCCACAAGTTTCTAACACCCAGTCGATGCGATCGCGTCGCACTCGCCGCGAAACTCCATACACTCCACAATAAAATTCCAAATTTTGCACAACGCTTAAGTCATCATACAGCGTAAACTTTTGGCTCATGTAACCAATGCGCCGCCGCAGTTCATTACTTCGTAAATTTTGCGTTTGTCCTGCTAGCGAAATCTTACCGCTACTTGGTTCTAGCAATCCACATAACATCTTAATTGTCGTTGTTTTCCCCGCACCATTCGCCCCCAGTAATCCATAAATTTCCCCGTAGCGAATTTCTAAATTGACTCCCTTAACCGCTTGAAAATTACCAAAAACTTTGCGTAGATTACTCGCACCAATTGCAATAGAGGAGGGGTGAGGGAAATTGTTTTGATCTACTCTTGGCTGTTCCTTTGATCGTGGAAAGGAAATGAACGGCGGATCGGAACCCGCAGCGCGTAAGCGAGTGACAAAGACGTTTTCTAAGGTAGCTTCGCCAGTCTCAATTGTGTCTAAGGGTATGCTGTTTTGATTCAATAGCCTGCGAACTTGTGCTTCACCTTTTTGGGCGTTTGTTACTAAAACATCGAGGCGATCGCCAAA of Gloeocapsopsis sp. IPPAS B-1203 contains these proteins:
- a CDS encoding ATP-binding cassette domain-containing protein, translating into MTASAITKDPTTELVIQVEGLKKRYGKLVAVRGIDFTVCQGEIFGLIGPDGAGKTTTFHILAGVMEASEGAVEVLGLPPRDARLDIGYLTQQFSLYLDLSIDENLSYSAGLRKIPSDLLQQRRNKYLKLMGLERFGDRLAGQLSGGMKQKLALCCALVSQPQILLLDEPTTGVDPVSRREFWDILATLANEGVTIIVATPYLDEAERCNRIALMSEGQIQQIGTLKQLRDDLGLERLEVRTRNLQALEAAEKILLSVDAESDPRIDVIHPEQTYNAIADVQSFGDRLDVLVTNAQKGEAQVRRLLNQNSIPLDTIETGEATLENVFVTRLRAAGSDPPFISFPRSKEQPRVDQNNFPHPSSIAIGASNLRKVFGNFQAVKGVNLEIRYGEIYGLLGANGAGKTTTIKMLCGLLEPSSGKISLAGQTQNLRSNELRRRIGYMSQKFTLYDDLSVVQNLEFYCGVYGVSRRVRRDRIDWVLETCGLVGQEDMITGQLPGGWKQRVAFGASVMHEPKILFLDEPTSGVDPLARRQFWRLIEDFARNGTAILVTTHYLEEAEHCNRMGFLVAGEVAMQGSPSQIKAEQPGQLLEVITDNTQVASNLLKTQLEPWRVSIFGEKLHVVLDHPEEISQLRSTLKEAKLQIHLLRPIPFSLEDAFIGIVQRVEQQN